In Brevibacillus marinus, the genomic window GGTCATGGTGGGACCGTCCAGTTCCCATACAGCGGGTGCGGCGAGGATTGGCCGGGTTGCCCGGACCATCTTTGGCCGGGAGCCCAAACGGGCCGTGATCACCTTCTACGGTTCGTTTGCCAAGACGTACAAGGGGCATGGCTCCGACGTGGCTACGGTCGCCGGCATTCTCGACTTCGCCACCTCCGACCTGCGGTTGAAGGACTCCCTTGCAATTGCCAAAGAGCGCGGCATCGACGTGATCTTGCGCACATCTGACGAACTGCCGGATCATCCCAACACCGCGCGGATTCAGTTGAGCGACGAACGGGGATCCTTGGAGATAGCAGGTGTTTCGATCGG contains:
- the sdaAB gene encoding L-serine ammonia-lyase, iron-sulfur-dependent subunit beta, with the translated sequence MKYKSVFDIIGPVMVGPSSSHTAGAARIGRVARTIFGREPKRAVITFYGSFAKTYKGHGSDVATVAGILDFATSDLRLKDSLAIAKERGIDVILRTSDELPDHPNTARIQLSDERGSLEIAGVSIGGGKIEIIELNGFPLKLSGNAPTLMVLHEDRYGMIAAVSNVLTKHQINIGHMEVSRRERGDEALMVIEADSPVGAQVVAEIEQIPHIRRVSVLSPD